Below is a genomic region from Nocardioides panacis.
CGGAGATCACCACGCGGGCGTCCTCGACGGCCTCGCCGGAGCCGCCGACGTCGCACATGAAGACCTTCAACCGCTGCCGGGCGAGGGAGACCGACGACGCGGTGAAGGGGAGGCGCATCGTGACCGGTGCACGCACGGACCTGCTGGCCACGGTCATCATCCCTCCTCGTTCGTCGCTTCGAGCAGGATGATGCCCGGTCGACCCGGCGCCAAACACGCGGCGCGGTGGCGTGGGTCTCAGACCGCCCGGGGCCCTCCGAAGTGGTCGAGCGCCATCGCCGGGTTGTCGGTGATCACGGCCTCCACGCCGAGGGCCGCACACAGGTCGAGGTCCGCCACCGTGTTCACCGTCCACACGTGGATGCGGCGGTCCCGCTTGCGCAGCCGGCTGCCCAGCCGGGGGTTCTCCCGCAGCAGGTCGATGCCCGGTCCGGCGATCCAGCCGGGGCCGAGCATGCTCGTCGCCATCTGCCAGGAGTACTGCCGGTCGATCAGCAGCACCACCTCCAGGTCGGGGGCGAGCTTCTTGATCCGGGTGAGCGCCACCGGGGAGAAGCTCATGATCCGGGCCGGCGAGTCGGCCCCGGCCCAGCCGACGGTCTCGAGCAGGTCGACCAGGCGCCGCTCCACCAGGCCGGCGTACCGGGTGGGGTGCTTGGTCTCGATGGCCAGGTCCACCGTCTGGTCGTAGTCGCGCGCCGCCTGGATCAGCCGCTCCAGGGTGAGCACCCGCCGGGTCTGGTCGTCGAGCTCGGGGGCCTCGTCGTCGAGGTCCACCCAGGGGTTCTTCCAGGAGGCGAAGTCCAGCTCGTCGAGCTGCGCGAGCTCCATCGTGGAGACCACCCCGCGGCCGGTGCTGACCCGGTCGACCCGGCGGTCGTGCACGCACACCAGGTGCCCGTCGGCGGTCAGCCGGACGTCGCACTCGAGGCCCTCGGCGCCCTGGTCGAGCGCGGCGATGTAGGCCCCGAGCGTGTGCTCGGGGTTGTCGTGGCTGGAGCCGCGGTGCGCGACCACCTGAGGGCGGCCCTCCACGTGACGCATGGGTCCATCGTG
It encodes:
- a CDS encoding glycerophosphodiester phosphodiesterase — protein: MRHVEGRPQVVAHRGSSHDNPEHTLGAYIAALDQGAEGLECDVRLTADGHLVCVHDRRVDRVSTGRGVVSTMELAQLDELDFASWKNPWVDLDDEAPELDDQTRRVLTLERLIQAARDYDQTVDLAIETKHPTRYAGLVERRLVDLLETVGWAGADSPARIMSFSPVALTRIKKLAPDLEVVLLIDRQYSWQMATSMLGPGWIAGPGIDLLRENPRLGSRLRKRDRRIHVWTVNTVADLDLCAALGVEAVITDNPAMALDHFGGPRAV